One segment of Pseudodesulfovibrio sp. 5S69 DNA contains the following:
- a CDS encoding HIT family protein, whose translation MPIADSECIFCKIVAGEIPCAKIFESDTVLAFLDIAPVHPGHALVLPKDHHPTLMDVPPALGNDLFQALSAVGGAVMEATGADGLNLMQNNFEAAGQLVHHAHFHLIPRFTDDGLKLWAQSSYGNPDDMQKLAATIAGLLK comes from the coding sequence ATGCCGATAGCGGATTCAGAGTGTATTTTCTGCAAGATCGTGGCCGGGGAGATCCCCTGCGCCAAGATCTTTGAATCGGACACGGTCCTGGCTTTCCTGGACATCGCGCCCGTGCATCCGGGCCATGCCCTGGTGCTGCCCAAGGACCACCATCCGACGCTCATGGACGTCCCCCCGGCGCTCGGCAACGACCTGTTCCAGGCCTTGTCCGCCGTGGGCGGCGCGGTCATGGAGGCCACGGGAGCCGACGGGCTCAACCTCATGCAGAACAACTTCGAAGCAGCAGGACAACTGGTTCATCACGCGCATTTTCATCTCATACCGAGGTTTACGGACGACGGCCTGAAACTGTGGGCCCAGTCGTCCTACGGGAACCCGGACGACATGCAGAAACTCGCGGCCACTATCGCGGGATTGCTGAAGTAA
- a CDS encoding integration host factor subunit alpha, protein MSTLTKAGIVDYIYERTDKNRAEIKDLVETILEVMKKSIKKDHALLISGFGKFEAYDKRARKGRNPQTTQTITLPPRKVVVFRLSRKFRAELNP, encoded by the coding sequence ATGAGCACTCTCACCAAAGCCGGAATCGTGGACTACATCTACGAACGCACCGACAAGAATCGCGCCGAGATCAAGGACCTGGTGGAGACCATCCTTGAGGTCATGAAGAAGTCCATCAAGAAGGACCATGCCCTGCTGATCTCCGGTTTCGGCAAGTTCGAAGCGTACGACAAGCGCGCCCGCAAGGGCCGCAACCCGCAGACGACCCAGACCATCACCCTGCCCCCGCGCAAGGTGGTCGTGTTCCGGTTGTCCCGCAAGTTCCGCGCCGAACTGAATCCCTAG
- a CDS encoding SPOR domain-containing protein translates to MKKTILALAVLTAAALVLGGCFRKHIESAPPVKQPARQVEATEPPVIEETHVVGEEKPLDAPIDEVYEVDAAKQAGTKPPSVGETTLAEEPLPDANQLKREAEAAVAQGTPPATEQAAGPAASAEAKPTPVQAPADPEDEIVGIGDEAEVPGATRTAAPAAAPAMAAPGPYYVQVGAFSDQKNADRALERLIADGYKGSVMVKTDEGLFRVQAGSFPDEATAGAALDRLKTDYPKGFVLKKP, encoded by the coding sequence ATGAAGAAAACCATACTGGCCCTTGCGGTGCTGACCGCGGCCGCCCTTGTCCTCGGCGGCTGCTTCCGCAAACACATCGAATCCGCGCCGCCGGTCAAGCAACCGGCCCGACAGGTCGAGGCCACCGAGCCGCCCGTCATCGAGGAGACCCACGTGGTGGGCGAGGAAAAGCCCCTGGATGCGCCCATCGACGAGGTCTACGAGGTGGATGCGGCCAAGCAGGCCGGGACCAAACCGCCTTCCGTAGGCGAAACCACCCTGGCCGAGGAGCCCCTGCCCGACGCGAACCAGCTCAAGCGCGAGGCCGAAGCCGCCGTAGCCCAGGGCACGCCTCCGGCCACGGAACAGGCAGCGGGACCGGCCGCGAGCGCCGAGGCCAAGCCGACTCCGGTGCAGGCTCCGGCCGATCCGGAGGACGAGATCGTCGGCATCGGGGACGAGGCGGAGGTGCCGGGTGCGACCCGGACTGCGGCGCCGGCTGCTGCGCCAGCCATGGCCGCTCCCGGCCCCTATTATGTGCAGGTGGGCGCGTTCTCGGACCAGAAAAACGCGGACAGAGCCCTCGAGCGTCTCATTGCGGACGGCTACAAGGGCTCTGTTATGGTCAAGACCGACGAGGGGCTGTTCCGCGTGCAGGCGGGTTCGTTCCCGGACGAGGCAACGGCCGGGGCCGCCCTGGACAGACTGAAGACGGACTACCCCAAGGGGTTTGTGCTGAAGAAGCCGTAA